Part of the Sphaerochaeta associata genome is shown below.
GCGAGGCCCTGAGCATCGCCCAACAAGGGAAAACGGCCAAGCTGCAGCGATTCATCCAGTTTCTCAGAGCCAATGTGGAAGGTTCCAAGGTGATCGAGGTCTCCCAGCATGGCTGTGACCGCCTTGTGTTTCTCAAGCTGGACAACCATGGTACGATTCTGCATCTCTATCTGCGTTTCTACAGCGGTCCGGGGGCCAACATCATCATCACCGATGAGCAAGACATCATTTTGGAGCTCCTCTACCGCCGTCCCGGCAGAGGGGAGCAGAACGGACTGCCGTTCTTGTTGGGAGAGCCAAAAACAGATGTCGACGACTCCTTCACCGTCAGGCCTCGTACCGACTCCTCGTTCAATCGCCAGATCGAGCAGGAGTACGGCAGCCAAAGCAACGAGCTGACCTTTCAGGAACTCCAGCACAAGGTGCAGGCCAAGCGCGACCGCGAGCTGAAAACACTCAGAACCACCTTGGCCAGTCAGATGCACACACTCAAAGCCAGTGAAGGGTATGAGCGGCATAAACAGACGGCTGACCTGCTCAGCGCCTACCAACATCTTTTGCAGGACAACCAGAGCAGTATAGAACTTGAGGATTGGGAAACCGGGTATACACGGGTCATTGAACTTGAACCCAAACTCAAGGGAAGGGAGAACATCCTTCTCTACTACGATAAGTATCAGAAAGCCAAGGGTGCATATGAGAATGCCCTGACCGAGGTTGAGAAGGCGAAAGAACAGCTTGATGAGTGCGAAGCTCACTATGCTCGACTTCTCGACCCTTCCATGGAGCAACAGGCGGCCGTCAGGGCGATGAAGCGCGAACTTGCAGGATCCCTGACCAAGCAGCAGGATGCACATCAGACTCCGGGCCTGACCATCCAAAGCGGACAGTTCACCCTGCTGGTCGGCCGAAATGCAAAGGAGAACGACGAATTGCTCCGCCGCTATGCCAGAGGCAATGATTACTGGATGCATACCCGCGATGTCCCCGGAGGGTATGTTTTCATTAAATACCTCAAGAATAAAACAGTTCCCTTGGAGGTCCTCCTCGATGCTGCAAATCTGGCCATCGTATTCAGCAAGGCGAAAAAAGAGGGAAAAGCCGACCTCTATTACACCCAGGTCAAACACCTGAGAAGGGCGAAAGGCGGAAAGACCGGCTTGGTGTTGCCAACCCAGGAAAAAAACTTAAGTGTAACACTGGACGAAACCAGGCTGGCACGATTACTTTTGGAAGATGACAATGCTTGAATCCCAACACCACATGATTTTTTACCCGGAAGACCGTACAAAGCTTGATGCATGCACAAAAAGAAGAGCTTGCACGACCGAAAAACGCTCGTTGCCAACCGCTATCCTGATACCTCACGCTTCCTACTCCATGGCTTGTGAGGCACTGCATCGGTCATTCGAGCAGGCCCAGGATCTCAAGCCTTCAACGGTTGTTTTTCTCGGTCCTTTGCATCAGGAAGTGCTGGCTGAGCATGAGCCCGCCTTCCTCTTCACCCCTCAGTCGGAAAGCATCGCCATTGCCTCTCATATCCATCACTTTGACATCACGCTGGCTGCCGACCTCAACACTCGATTTGCCGGCCATGTGATGAGCGAGGACAGTTATTTCACCGAAGAGCCGGCACTCGAGCTGACCCTCCCCTTCATACAAAGCTATTTTCCGGATGTTCCGGTGCTTGCCCTTCTCTGCGGCAACTGCGATAAGGAGAGACTTGCCACGTATGCAAAGGTGCTTGAACATTGTACCAATGCACAGAACAATGTGCTGTTCATCGTATCGGCCAATGCAAACGCCCTTCTGCCCGCAACCGAGGCTGCAAAGCATGCTGCGGCATTTATAGAAACACTGAAGCAAGGATCCAGCCTAAGAGAGGGTCTTCGCATGCACACCATCAGCAGCTGCAACACCGCCGGTTTGGATGCAATCGGCAGGCAGAGGTGGGGCCGACAAGGTTGGAATATCTTGGGGATGTTCTTACGTGGAAGAGAGCATGCAAGCATCAGTGCAGAACCCGATGAGAATGAAAAACGC
Proteins encoded:
- a CDS encoding NFACT RNA binding domain-containing protein, producing the protein MSLNWREIALILEELPLVGSSLQQTIQHDFHSLSWNFYHQQAGRWTLYTELGTPFSRLHLASEALSIAQQGKTAKLQRFIQFLRANVEGSKVIEVSQHGCDRLVFLKLDNHGTILHLYLRFYSGPGANIIITDEQDIILELLYRRPGRGEQNGLPFLLGEPKTDVDDSFTVRPRTDSSFNRQIEQEYGSQSNELTFQELQHKVQAKRDRELKTLRTTLASQMHTLKASEGYERHKQTADLLSAYQHLLQDNQSSIELEDWETGYTRVIELEPKLKGRENILLYYDKYQKAKGAYENALTEVEKAKEQLDECEAHYARLLDPSMEQQAAVRAMKRELAGSLTKQQDAHQTPGLTIQSGQFTLLVGRNAKENDELLRRYARGNDYWMHTRDVPGGYVFIKYLKNKTVPLEVLLDAANLAIVFSKAKKEGKADLYYTQVKHLRRAKGGKTGLVLPTQEKNLSVTLDETRLARLLLEDDNA
- the amrB gene encoding AmmeMemoRadiSam system protein B; the encoded protein is MIFYPEDRTKLDACTKRRACTTEKRSLPTAILIPHASYSMACEALHRSFEQAQDLKPSTVVFLGPLHQEVLAEHEPAFLFTPQSESIAIASHIHHFDITLAADLNTRFAGHVMSEDSYFTEEPALELTLPFIQSYFPDVPVLALLCGNCDKERLATYAKVLEHCTNAQNNVLFIVSANANALLPATEAAKHAAAFIETLKQGSSLREGLRMHTISSCNTAGLDAIGRQRWGRQGWNILGMFLRGREHASISAEPDENEKRVWHISAVLGAHHANQ